The DNA window CCGCTGCGGTCCCTGACCCTGCTGGAGACGGACTGGACACGCTGTTCGAAATACGCCTGCTGTCTGGCGGCCCACTTGGAAGAACCGGGCTCGTTCGGACAAACAATGCTGTCCGGGCGCGCTTCGCGGAATGATTTAAAATAAAAACCCAACAGGAACGTTATAGGAGAAAAAAAGATGATGCTGGCGGCTCAACTGAAGTTTCAATCGCTGGATTTGACGGTTTCGGATTTGTGGATTCCGATGGCTGCGTCGCTTGCGGCCTCCGTTGCGGTGTACTGGATGTATCATTTGTTTTACGGCTCGCGGACGATTGGGGCGGGCGTGGACCGGGCGTTTCTGCTGGGCGGACCGGCGATTACGGCGCTGTTTCTGGGGATACAAAGTTCCATTCCGCTGTCGCTGGGACTGCTGGGAGCGCTATCGTTTGTGCGGTTTCGCACGCCCGTAAAGGATTCGGCGGAAATTGGTTTTCTCCTGTTGCTGATTGCCTCTTCGATTGGGATTGCCACCGGCACCTATGCGATTGTGATTGTGCTGTTTGCGGCGGCGTTTCTGACGCTGACGGCGCAGGCGCTGCTGAAGCGGCGGTTTTGTCTGCGGCGGTTCAGCCATCTGCTCCTGTCGATGGACAAGGAGGCCTTTGACCGGCTCC is part of the Anaerohalosphaeraceae bacterium genome and encodes:
- a CDS encoding DUF4956 domain-containing protein, translated to MMLAAQLKFQSLDLTVSDLWIPMAASLAASVAVYWMYHLFYGSRTIGAGVDRAFLLGGPAITALFLGIQSSIPLSLGLLGALSFVRFRTPVKDSAEIGFLLLLIASSIGIATGTYAIVIVLFAAAFLTLTAQALLKRRFCLRRFSHLLLSMDKEAFDRLQQPLEAFLRGQVDNLHLKTLSVMDGRVSLQYQFRKRADFDRAGFVRQLSGIAAGTPVEIFLGGA